One genomic window of Tepidamorphus gemmatus includes the following:
- the rsmA gene encoding 16S rRNA (adenine(1518)-N(6)/adenine(1519)-N(6))-dimethyltransferase RsmA gives MSGLPDLPPLREVIAAHGLAARKSLGQNFLLDINLTRRIARASGALEGVTVVEVGPGPGGLTRALLLEGAARVVAIEKDRRCVAALLELAAAFPGRLEIIEADATELDAATLVEGPARIVANLPYNVATVLLAGWLGSETWPPWWDSLTLMFQREVAERIVARHGSKIYGRLSVLAQWRTRSRILFDVDRRAFTPPPKVTSSVVRIEPLDAPPNVVPRVLERVTTAAFGQRRKMLRSSLRPLVEDPDMVLQAVGIDAAQRAEDVPVGGYVALAAALSRAGRPAPGQASG, from the coding sequence ATGAGTGGCCTTCCGGATCTGCCCCCGCTGCGCGAGGTCATCGCCGCCCATGGGCTTGCCGCGCGCAAGTCGCTCGGCCAGAACTTCCTTCTCGACATCAATCTCACGCGCCGCATCGCCCGCGCCTCAGGTGCCCTCGAAGGCGTTACCGTTGTCGAGGTCGGCCCCGGTCCCGGGGGCTTGACACGCGCCCTGCTGCTCGAGGGGGCGGCAAGGGTGGTGGCCATCGAGAAGGATCGGCGGTGCGTTGCGGCCCTCCTCGAGCTGGCGGCCGCATTTCCCGGCAGGCTAGAGATCATCGAGGCCGATGCGACCGAGCTCGACGCCGCGACCTTGGTCGAAGGTCCTGCCCGCATCGTGGCCAATCTCCCCTACAATGTCGCGACGGTGCTGCTCGCCGGCTGGCTCGGCAGCGAGACCTGGCCGCCGTGGTGGGACTCGCTGACACTGATGTTCCAGCGCGAGGTCGCCGAGCGGATCGTCGCCCGGCACGGGTCGAAGATCTACGGACGGTTGTCGGTGCTTGCGCAATGGCGAACGCGGTCCCGGATCCTGTTCGACGTGGATCGGCGCGCCTTCACGCCGCCGCCGAAGGTGACCTCCTCGGTAGTGCGGATCGAGCCGCTGGATGCCCCCCCGAATGTCGTTCCGCGGGTCCTGGAACGGGTAACAACCGCAGCATTCGGGCAGCGACGCAAGATGCTGCGCTCCAGCCTGCGGCCGCTGGTCGAGGATCCGGACATGGTGCTGCAGGCCGTCGGCATCGATGCCGCGCAACGCGCCGAGGACGTGCCGGTCGGAGGCTATGTGGCGCTGGCGGCCGCTCTCAGTCGAGCTGGGCGGCCAGCTCCTGGTCAAGCGTCCGGATGA
- the gmk gene encoding guanylate kinase, producing MSNDAMGAGGIARRGLILILSSPSGAGKTSISRYLLQEENEAQPGAMHLSVSVTTRPRRPSEVDGVHYRFLTVRQFETLRDQGELLEWAEVHGNFYGTPREPVEAALAAGRDVLFDIDWQGTLQVLGKMREDVVAVFILPPSAAEQRARLERRAEDSAEVIRRRLANARTEIAHWPDYDYAIINRDLDESVKQVRAILRAERVRCRRLSGLADFIRTLDQELAAQLD from the coding sequence ATGTCGAATGACGCAATGGGGGCCGGCGGCATCGCCCGACGCGGATTGATCCTGATCCTGTCGTCGCCGTCCGGGGCCGGCAAGACCTCGATCTCGCGGTACTTGCTGCAGGAGGAGAACGAAGCGCAGCCGGGCGCGATGCATCTGTCCGTCTCGGTGACGACCCGCCCCCGCCGCCCCAGCGAAGTGGATGGTGTGCATTACCGGTTCCTGACCGTTCGCCAGTTCGAAACCCTCCGGGACCAGGGGGAACTGCTCGAATGGGCGGAGGTTCACGGCAATTTCTACGGGACGCCGCGCGAACCGGTCGAAGCGGCTCTGGCGGCCGGCCGCGACGTGCTGTTCGATATCGACTGGCAGGGAACGCTGCAGGTTCTGGGCAAGATGCGCGAGGACGTGGTGGCGGTGTTCATTCTGCCGCCGTCGGCCGCCGAACAGCGCGCGCGGCTGGAACGCCGGGCCGAGGACAGTGCCGAGGTGATCCGGCGGCGGCTCGCCAACGCCCGCACCGAGATCGCCCATTGGCCGGACTACGATTACGCCATCATCAACCGCGACCTCGACGAGAGCGTCAAGCAGGTGAGGGCGATCCTGCGGGCCGAACGGGTCCGATGCAGGCGGCTGTCTGGCCTTGCGGATTTCATCCGGACGCTTGACCAGGAGCTGGCCGCCCAGCTCGACTGA
- a CDS encoding acyl carrier protein: MSDIAERVKKIVVEHLGVEADKVTENASFIDDLGADSLDTVELVMAFEEEFGCEIPDDAAETILTVGDAVKFLEKNAS, encoded by the coding sequence ATGAGCGACATTGCGGAACGGGTGAAGAAGATCGTCGTGGAGCACCTCGGCGTCGAGGCCGACAAGGTCACCGAGAACGCCAGCTTCATCGACGACCTGGGGGCCGACAGCCTCGACACGGTCGAGCTGGTGATGGCCTTCGAGGAGGAGTTCGGCTGCGAGATCCCGGACGACGCGGCAGAGACAATCCTCACCGTCGGCGATGCGGTGAAGTTCCTCGAGAAGAACGCGTCCTAA
- the fabD gene encoding ACP S-malonyltransferase, producing MSIAFVFPGQGSQTVGMGRALAEAYPAARAVFDEVDEALGERLSAVIWEGPEDRLTLTENAQPALMAVSMAVVRALEAEGVRLADTATFVAGHSLGEYSALAAAGAIELADAARLLRTRGRAMQAAVPVGEGAMAALLGLDYETALTVAEEAAQGEVCQAANDNAPGQVVVSGAKAAVERACEIARGKGAMKAMLLPVSAPFHCALMAPAAEVMRAALAATAVSAPAVPVVCNVLAAPIRDPEEIRRRLVEQVTGTVRWRESVLWMAANGVSELKEIGAGRVLTGLTKRIDRSVAAAAVGTPEDVAALVASRC from the coding sequence ATGAGCATTGCTTTCGTCTTTCCCGGGCAGGGCAGCCAGACCGTCGGCATGGGGCGGGCGCTGGCCGAAGCCTATCCGGCCGCGCGCGCGGTGTTCGACGAGGTCGACGAGGCATTGGGCGAGCGCTTGTCGGCGGTGATCTGGGAGGGGCCTGAGGACCGGCTGACCCTTACCGAGAATGCCCAGCCGGCCTTGATGGCGGTCAGCATGGCCGTCGTCCGGGCGCTGGAGGCCGAGGGCGTGCGGCTCGCCGACACTGCCACCTTCGTAGCCGGCCATTCGCTCGGCGAATATTCGGCGCTGGCCGCCGCGGGCGCGATCGAGCTGGCCGATGCCGCGCGACTGTTGCGCACCCGCGGCCGCGCGATGCAGGCGGCCGTTCCGGTCGGCGAGGGGGCGATGGCGGCGCTGCTCGGTCTCGACTACGAGACCGCGCTGACCGTTGCCGAGGAGGCCGCGCAGGGCGAGGTCTGCCAGGCCGCCAACGACAATGCCCCGGGCCAGGTGGTCGTCAGCGGCGCGAAGGCGGCGGTCGAGCGCGCCTGCGAGATCGCGCGCGGCAAGGGTGCTATGAAGGCGATGCTGCTGCCGGTAAGCGCGCCCTTCCATTGTGCCCTGATGGCGCCGGCCGCCGAGGTGATGCGCGCGGCGCTGGCGGCAACGGCGGTCAGCGCGCCGGCGGTCCCGGTGGTCTGCAATGTGCTGGCCGCACCGATCCGCGATCCGGAGGAGATCCGGCGCCGGCTTGTCGAGCAGGTCACGGGTACCGTCCGCTGGCGCGAGAGCGTCCTGTGGATGGCGGCAAACGGCGTCAGCGAACTCAAGGAGATCGGTGCCGGCCGGGTGCTGACGGGTCTTACCAAACGGATCGACCGGTCGGTTGCCGCCGCTGCGGTCGGTACGCCGGAGGATGTCGCGGCGCTCGTCGCGTCGCGCTGCTGA
- the fabF gene encoding beta-ketoacyl-ACP synthase II, whose protein sequence is MRRVVITGLGLVTPLGCGVEETWSRLIAGENGAVKVDDFDVSDIACKIACRIPRGDGTDGTYNPDQWMEPKEQRKVDDFIVFAMAAATQALNDAGWAPTAREDQIRTGVLVGSGIGGLQGIEEGAMVLRDKGARRMSPFFIPGRLINLASGYISIRHGLKGPNSAVVTACSTGAHAIGDAARMIALGDADVMVAGGTEGGVCRLALAGFSACRALSTNFNDEPKRASRPYDRDRDGFVMGEGAGIVVLEELDHARARGARIYAELIGYGLSGDAYHITAPAADGDGAFRCMQAAVQRAGIDVSEIDYVNAHGTSTPLGDEIELGAVARLVGNAAGRISMSSTKSAIGHLLGAAGAVEAIFSTLAIRDNVAPPTLNLDNPSVDTPIDLVPHVARRREINTVLSNSFGFGGTNASLILRRFDA, encoded by the coding sequence ATGCGTCGTGTTGTCATCACCGGCCTCGGCCTGGTCACGCCGCTCGGCTGCGGCGTCGAGGAGACTTGGTCGCGGCTCATCGCCGGCGAGAACGGAGCCGTCAAGGTCGACGATTTCGACGTCTCCGACATCGCCTGCAAGATAGCCTGCCGGATTCCGCGCGGCGACGGCACCGACGGGACCTATAATCCCGACCAGTGGATGGAGCCGAAGGAGCAGCGCAAGGTCGACGACTTCATCGTCTTCGCCATGGCGGCCGCGACCCAGGCGCTCAATGATGCCGGCTGGGCGCCGACCGCGCGGGAGGACCAGATCCGCACCGGCGTGCTGGTGGGTTCCGGCATCGGCGGCCTGCAGGGCATTGAGGAAGGCGCCATGGTGCTGCGCGACAAGGGCGCGCGGCGGATGAGCCCGTTCTTCATTCCCGGACGCCTTATCAATCTCGCCTCGGGCTACATCTCGATCCGGCATGGCCTCAAGGGACCCAACAGCGCGGTCGTCACCGCCTGCTCGACGGGTGCGCACGCCATCGGCGATGCCGCGCGCATGATTGCGCTGGGCGATGCAGACGTGATGGTCGCCGGCGGCACCGAAGGCGGCGTCTGCCGCCTGGCGCTTGCCGGCTTCTCCGCCTGCCGGGCCTTGTCGACCAATTTCAACGACGAACCGAAGCGCGCCTCGCGTCCCTACGATCGCGACCGCGACGGATTCGTGATGGGAGAGGGGGCCGGCATCGTCGTCCTCGAGGAGCTCGACCACGCCAGGGCACGCGGCGCCCGCATCTATGCCGAACTGATCGGCTACGGGCTCTCCGGCGATGCCTATCACATCACCGCGCCGGCGGCTGACGGGGACGGAGCCTTCCGTTGCATGCAGGCCGCCGTTCAGCGGGCGGGCATCGACGTGTCCGAGATCGATTACGTCAACGCGCACGGCACGTCTACGCCGCTTGGCGACGAGATCGAACTGGGGGCCGTGGCGCGGCTGGTCGGCAACGCGGCTGGCAGGATCTCGATGTCGTCGACCAAGTCGGCCATCGGGCACCTGCTCGGGGCGGCAGGAGCCGTGGAGGCGATCTTCTCGACACTTGCAATTCGCGACAACGTGGCACCGCCGACCCTCAATCTCGACAATCCGTCGGTGGATACGCCGATCGATCTGGTTCCGCATGTGGCGCGGCGCAGGGAAATCAATACGGTCCTGTCGAATTCATTCGGATTCGGCGGCACCAATGCCTCCCTGATCCTCAGGAGGTTCGACGCCTGA
- the rpsR gene encoding 30S ribosomal protein S18, with protein sequence MSIPNIAQLPVRRPFHRRRKTCPFSGADAPKIDYKDVRLLQRYISERGKIVPSRITAVSAKKQRELAKAIKRARFLGLLPYVVK encoded by the coding sequence ATGAGCATCCCGAACATCGCGCAGCTGCCGGTCCGCCGGCCCTTCCACCGCCGCCGCAAGACCTGTCCGTTCTCCGGCGCCGACGCCCCGAAGATCGACTACAAGGACGTCCGGCTGCTGCAGCGCTACATTTCCGAGCGTGGCAAGATCGTGCCGAGCCGCATCACCGCGGTCTCGGCGAAGAAGCAGCGCGAGCTCGCCAAGGCGATCAAGCGCGCCCGCTTCCTGGGCCTGTTGCCGTACGTCGTGAAGTGA
- the pdxA gene encoding 4-hydroxythreonine-4-phosphate dehydrogenase PdxA → MGEPAGIGPELVGMAWRILRHDAQCRFVCLADPRFLHRRLRAAGIDVPIVEIDAVPEAGLRFADALPVLSLDSPVASGEPGRPDVADCPAVLEAIHTAVALVQDGACRALVTSPVQKETLYLSGFRFPGHTELLGQLAARRGGPAVAVMMLASAQLRVVPVTVHVPLADVPRLLTTDLIVSTGMIAATDLARRFAIPAPRLAVCGLNPHAGEGGQIGTEDRDVIVPAVDRLIAAGIAASGPHSADTLFHPVARTGYDAVLAMYHDQALIPIKTIAFDTAVNVTLGLPFVRTSPDHGTALQLAGTGKADPTSLICAIRMAAEMADRGG, encoded by the coding sequence ATGGGCGAGCCCGCGGGGATCGGACCCGAGCTTGTCGGCATGGCCTGGCGCATATTGCGCCATGACGCACAATGCCGATTCGTCTGCCTCGCCGATCCCCGTTTCCTTCACAGACGGTTGCGCGCGGCCGGAATCGACGTCCCGATCGTCGAGATCGACGCAGTCCCGGAAGCTGGGCTCCGCTTCGCGGATGCCCTGCCCGTGTTATCGCTCGATTCGCCCGTGGCAAGTGGGGAACCAGGACGTCCCGACGTCGCCGACTGCCCGGCGGTGCTGGAGGCCATCCACACCGCGGTTGCGCTGGTCCAGGATGGTGCGTGCCGGGCGCTCGTCACATCACCGGTGCAGAAGGAGACGCTCTATCTGTCCGGTTTCCGGTTTCCCGGACATACGGAACTGCTGGGACAGCTCGCGGCGCGGCGCGGCGGTCCGGCAGTGGCGGTGATGATGCTGGCCAGTGCGCAGCTGCGGGTTGTTCCGGTCACCGTACACGTGCCGCTCGCCGACGTGCCTCGGCTTCTGACGACCGATCTGATCGTCTCGACCGGGATGATCGCCGCCACCGATCTTGCACGGCGGTTCGCCATCCCGGCGCCAAGGCTGGCGGTCTGCGGGCTCAATCCCCACGCCGGGGAAGGCGGACAAATCGGGACGGAGGATCGCGACGTCATCGTGCCGGCCGTCGATCGGCTGATCGCGGCGGGAATTGCAGCGAGCGGGCCGCATTCGGCCGACACGCTGTTCCATCCCGTCGCTCGCACCGGCTACGACGCCGTGCTGGCGATGTACCACGACCAGGCCCTGATCCCGATCAAGACCATTGCCTTCGACACCGCGGTGAATGTCACACTGGGCCTGCCCTTCGTGCGCACCTCTCCCGATCACGGCACGGCACTGCAGCTGGCCGGGACCGGCAAGGCCGACCCGACCAGCCTGATCTGCGCGATCCGCATGGCCGCGGAGATGGCGGACCGCGGCGGATGA
- a CDS encoding SAM-dependent methyltransferase, with protein MGSLLEYALSKVVREGNLRVTDHAGITHSFGDGTGTPVHVRFTSAAAERSVLMNPELRLGECFMDGTFVVEEGTIYDFLDIVLRHEETGALPWWVLALRGMRYLTRRLRQFNPTGRARRNVAHHYDLDGRLYRLFLDPDLQYSCAYFETATTTLEEAQLAKKRHLVSKLALSPGQRVLDIGSGWGGLGLYIAETHPVSVVGVTLSTEQHAVSNERARSKAMADRVEFRLSDYRKLDERFDRIISVGMFEHVGVGHYDEFFRKVRDLLADDGVMVLHSIGRFGRPGDTNSWIQKYIFPGGYIPALSEVMPAIERAGLKVTDIEILRLHYAETLREWRRRFMAHRDEAMRLYDERFCRMWEFYLAGSEISFRHQGMMNFQIQLVKNQNALPLTRGYMEQAENALRLRDGPLIPGRSQAAE; from the coding sequence ATGGGCAGCCTGCTCGAATATGCGTTGTCGAAGGTGGTGCGTGAGGGAAACCTCCGCGTTACCGACCATGCTGGCATCACGCATAGCTTCGGCGACGGCACCGGCACCCCGGTCCACGTCCGCTTCACGTCCGCCGCGGCCGAACGATCGGTGCTGATGAACCCCGAGCTGCGGCTCGGCGAATGCTTCATGGATGGCACCTTCGTCGTCGAGGAAGGGACGATCTACGACTTCCTCGATATCGTTCTGCGGCACGAGGAAACCGGCGCGCTGCCCTGGTGGGTGCTGGCCCTGCGCGGAATGCGGTATCTCACGCGCCGGCTGCGCCAGTTCAATCCGACCGGTCGGGCGCGCCGCAACGTCGCGCATCACTACGATCTCGACGGACGGCTCTATCGGCTGTTTCTCGATCCCGACCTGCAATATTCGTGTGCCTACTTCGAGACGGCGACCACAACGCTGGAAGAGGCGCAGCTCGCGAAGAAGCGGCATCTGGTTTCCAAGCTCGCGCTTTCCCCCGGCCAGCGGGTCCTTGACATCGGTTCGGGATGGGGCGGTCTCGGCCTCTACATCGCCGAGACGCACCCGGTCTCGGTCGTCGGCGTGACGCTCAGCACCGAGCAGCATGCGGTCAGCAACGAGCGGGCCCGCAGCAAGGCCATGGCGGACCGTGTGGAGTTCCGCCTGTCCGACTATCGCAAGCTCGACGAGCGGTTCGACCGGATCATCTCCGTGGGCATGTTCGAGCATGTCGGCGTCGGCCACTATGACGAGTTCTTCCGCAAGGTGCGCGACCTCCTCGCCGATGACGGCGTGATGGTGCTGCATTCGATCGGCCGGTTCGGCCGGCCAGGCGACACCAACTCCTGGATCCAGAAATACATCTTTCCCGGCGGCTATATCCCTGCCCTGTCGGAGGTGATGCCGGCCATTGAGCGGGCCGGCCTAAAGGTTACCGATATAGAGATACTGCGCCTTCACTATGCCGAAACGCTCCGGGAGTGGCGCCGGCGCTTCATGGCGCATCGCGACGAGGCCATGAGGCTGTATGACGAACGGTTCTGCCGGATGTGGGAATTCTATCTTGCCGGCTCGGAGATCTCCTTCCGGCATCAGGGGATGATGAACTTCCAGATCCAGCTCGTGAAGAATCAGAACGCCCTGCCGCTGACGCGCGGCTACATGGAACAGGCGGAGAATGCCCTGCGGCTGCGCGACGGGCCGCTGATTCCCGGCCGTTCGCAGGCCGCTGAGTAG
- the mltG gene encoding endolytic transglycosylase MltG: MALSGIFTFLMLVVIALGALLVIGKMQFEGKGPLETARTITVAKGQGLREIARQLEREGVISQYWVFVGGVALHKQQNQLKAGEYVIPEHASMADIMDILVEGKAILHQVTIPEGHTSEQVVARLLEDPILIGEIDEIPAEGSLLPETYKFDRGTTRMQLIQRMQRAQAAALEEIWKRRLPDLPIQTPEELVILASIVEKETGRADERPRVAAVFINRLKKGMRLQSDPTILYGLYGGRAFLEYRTITRSELDAPNKYNTYQISGLPPTPIGNPGRAAMEAVANPSRTDELYFVADGTGGHIFAATLDEHNRNVAKWRALERQRRERDAARAREAEAAADGKAADIGEGDDGGAATGTLRGLNLNVTQ, translated from the coding sequence GTGGCACTGAGCGGGATCTTCACCTTCCTGATGCTCGTTGTCATCGCGCTCGGGGCCTTGCTGGTCATCGGCAAGATGCAGTTCGAGGGCAAGGGGCCGCTCGAGACGGCTCGCACCATCACGGTGGCGAAGGGGCAGGGTCTGCGCGAGATTGCCCGCCAGCTCGAACGCGAGGGGGTGATCAGTCAGTATTGGGTGTTCGTCGGCGGGGTCGCGCTGCACAAGCAGCAGAATCAGCTGAAGGCCGGCGAGTATGTCATCCCCGAACACGCCAGCATGGCCGACATCATGGACATCCTGGTCGAGGGCAAGGCGATCCTTCACCAGGTGACCATTCCCGAGGGGCATACCAGCGAACAGGTTGTCGCGCGGCTGCTCGAGGATCCGATCCTGATCGGGGAGATCGACGAGATCCCGGCAGAGGGCTCCTTGCTGCCCGAGACCTACAAGTTCGACCGAGGCACCACGCGGATGCAGCTGATCCAGCGCATGCAGCGGGCGCAGGCGGCTGCACTCGAGGAGATCTGGAAGCGCAGGTTGCCGGACCTTCCGATCCAGACGCCCGAGGAACTGGTGATCCTAGCGTCGATCGTCGAGAAGGAAACCGGCAGGGCTGACGAACGGCCGCGCGTCGCAGCGGTCTTCATCAACCGCCTGAAGAAGGGCATGCGGCTGCAGTCCGACCCGACCATCCTCTATGGCCTGTATGGCGGTCGCGCCTTCCTGGAATACCGGACGATCACGCGCAGCGAACTCGACGCCCCGAACAAGTACAATACTTACCAGATCAGCGGTCTGCCGCCGACGCCGATCGGCAATCCGGGGCGTGCGGCCATGGAAGCGGTCGCCAATCCGTCGCGCACGGACGAACTGTACTTCGTCGCCGATGGCACTGGCGGCCATATCTTCGCGGCCACGCTCGACGAACACAACCGCAATGTCGCGAAGTGGCGTGCGCTCGAACGGCAACGGCGCGAGCGCGATGCCGCCCGCGCCCGCGAGGCCGAGGCCGCTGCCGACGGCAAGGCGGCGGACATCGGGGAGGGCGACGACGGCGGTGCTGCGACCGGCACCCTACGCGGGCTCAATCTCAATGTGACACAGTAG
- the rplI gene encoding 50S ribosomal protein L9 has protein sequence MQVILLERIPKLGQMGDEVRVRAGYARNYLLPQRKALRATEANRKLFESQRAQLEARNLELRSEAQSVATRLDGQTVVMIRSAGERGQLYGSVSTRDIAEALTEAGFSVARSQVVLHTPIKNLGVFEVPVRLHPEVEAVVRINVARTPEEAERQARGEDVTLPETDDVEAPIEEEAFFEETASNEDSA, from the coding sequence ATGCAAGTCATCCTGCTCGAGCGCATCCCCAAGCTGGGCCAGATGGGCGACGAGGTGCGCGTTCGCGCCGGCTATGCGCGCAACTATCTGCTGCCGCAGCGCAAGGCGCTGCGTGCCACCGAGGCGAACCGGAAGCTGTTCGAGTCGCAGCGTGCCCAGCTCGAGGCGCGCAATCTCGAACTCAGGAGCGAGGCCCAGAGCGTCGCGACCCGTCTCGACGGCCAGACGGTGGTGATGATCCGTTCGGCCGGCGAGCGCGGACAGCTCTACGGTTCCGTCTCGACGCGCGACATCGCCGAGGCGCTGACCGAGGCAGGCTTCAGCGTCGCGCGAAGCCAGGTCGTGCTGCACACCCCGATCAAGAATCTCGGCGTCTTCGAGGTGCCGGTCCGCCTTCACCCCGAAGTCGAGGCGGTGGTAAGGATCAACGTCGCCCGCACCCCGGAAGAGGCCGAGCGCCAGGCGCGCGGCGAGGACGTGACGCTTCCCGAGACCGACGACGTTGAGGCGCCGATCGAAGAGGAAGCCTTCTTCGAGGAGACGGCCAGCAACGAGGACTCCGCCTAG
- the rpsF gene encoding 30S ribosomal protein S6: MPLYEHVFLARQDMSAQQVEALTEQLKSILEQGGGKVAKTEYWGVRPLTFRIKKNRKAHYSLLNIDAPHSAVAEMERQMSLSDDILRFMTVRVEEHEEGPSAILARRDRDDRGERRGDRGDRPGGFRSDRGDRGDRGDRRPSRFRDEAGREGGIEP, encoded by the coding sequence ATGCCACTCTACGAGCACGTGTTCCTGGCGCGCCAGGACATGTCGGCGCAGCAGGTCGAGGCGCTGACGGAGCAGTTGAAGTCGATCCTGGAGCAGGGTGGCGGCAAGGTCGCCAAGACCGAATACTGGGGCGTCCGCCCATTGACGTTCCGTATCAAGAAGAACCGCAAGGCCCACTATTCGCTGCTGAACATCGACGCGCCGCACAGCGCGGTCGCCGAGATGGAGCGGCAGATGAGCCTCAGCGACGACATCCTTCGCTTCATGACGGTCCGCGTCGAGGAGCACGAGGAGGGGCCGTCGGCCATTCTGGCCCGGCGTGATCGCGATGACCGCGGCGAGCGCCGCGGCGATCGGGGCGACAGGCCGGGCGGCTTCCGGAGCGACAGGGGCGACCGCGGGGATCGCGGCGACCGCCGCCCCTCCCGGTTCCGTGACGAGGCCGGCCGCGAAGGGGGAATTGAACCATGA
- the fabG gene encoding 3-oxoacyl-[acyl-carrier-protein] reductase yields MFDLSGKCALVTGATGGIGGAIARALHARGATVAVSGTRADALASLAAELDGRVHVLPCDLRDPAAVDALAGEAEETMGRLDILVNNAGITRDNIFMRMKDEEWDTVLAVNLTAGFRLARAAVRGMMRRRSGRIIGITSIVGVTGNPGQGNYAAAKAGMIGMSKALALEVASRGITVNCVAPGFIETAMTDALNDKQREAALSRVPAGRLGLPAEIAAAVVYLASDEAAYVTGQTLHVNGGMAMI; encoded by the coding sequence ATGTTCGATCTGAGCGGCAAATGCGCGCTGGTCACCGGTGCAACCGGGGGCATCGGCGGCGCCATCGCCCGGGCCCTGCATGCGCGTGGTGCCACGGTGGCGGTCTCGGGAACGCGCGCGGATGCGCTCGCCTCGCTCGCCGCCGAGCTCGACGGGCGGGTTCACGTCCTGCCCTGCGATCTCCGCGATCCGGCGGCCGTCGACGCACTCGCCGGCGAGGCCGAGGAGACGATGGGTCGCCTCGATATCCTGGTGAACAATGCCGGGATCACGCGTGACAACATCTTCATGCGGATGAAGGACGAGGAGTGGGACACCGTGCTGGCCGTCAACCTGACCGCCGGCTTCCGCCTTGCGCGTGCCGCCGTGCGCGGCATGATGCGACGTCGCTCCGGTCGCATCATCGGCATCACCTCGATCGTCGGCGTCACCGGCAATCCGGGCCAGGGCAACTATGCGGCCGCCAAGGCTGGCATGATCGGCATGTCGAAGGCGCTCGCGCTCGAGGTCGCCTCGCGCGGGATCACGGTCAACTGTGTGGCGCCCGGCTTCATCGAGACCGCGATGACCGATGCGCTGAACGACAAGCAGCGCGAGGCGGCGCTGTCGCGGGTCCCGGCCGGCCGGCTCGGACTGCCGGCCGAGATCGCCGCGGCCGTCGTCTATCTTGCCAGCGACGAGGCCGCCTACGTCACCGGGCAGACGCTCCATGTGAACGGCGGAATGGCAATGATTTGA
- a CDS encoding YicC/YloC family endoribonuclease — MSVSSMTGFARVDGAGETERWHWEIRSVNGRGLDLRMRLPAGFERLEPVVRERTKARIDRGSLSVSLSVQRLASAAGVRVNEAVLTALLAACDTMTASARVAPPRADGLLALRGVLESDDDLADEQTRLDLDSRLIAGLDEALDELVRMRRAEGAQLAAILESRLARIADLVTEAEQVPSLRPEAIAARLAQQVAQLVEAAPALDPGRLHQEAVLLATKADIREELDRLAAHIAAARDLIATGGPIGRKLEFLTQEFNREANTLCSKSNDVALTRIGLELKSVVDQLREQVQNVE; from the coding sequence ATGTCGGTATCGAGCATGACCGGTTTCGCCCGCGTCGACGGCGCGGGCGAGACGGAGAGGTGGCACTGGGAGATCCGTTCGGTGAATGGCCGCGGGCTCGATCTGAGAATGCGGCTACCCGCCGGATTCGAGCGCCTCGAGCCCGTCGTGCGGGAAAGGACCAAGGCGCGGATCGATCGCGGGTCGCTGTCGGTGTCGCTGTCGGTACAGCGACTTGCCTCGGCGGCCGGCGTCAGGGTCAACGAGGCCGTGCTGACCGCGCTGTTGGCCGCCTGTGACACGATGACTGCCTCGGCAAGGGTCGCACCGCCACGCGCCGATGGTCTGCTGGCACTGCGGGGCGTTCTGGAATCCGACGACGATCTGGCCGACGAGCAGACCCGGCTCGACCTTGATTCGCGCCTCATCGCCGGACTCGACGAGGCGCTCGACGAGCTCGTCCGGATGCGTCGCGCTGAAGGGGCGCAGCTGGCCGCGATTCTCGAATCGCGTCTTGCCCGGATCGCCGACCTGGTGACGGAGGCCGAGCAGGTGCCCTCGCTTCGCCCCGAGGCCATCGCAGCGAGGCTCGCCCAGCAGGTCGCGCAGCTCGTCGAGGCCGCTCCCGCTCTGGATCCGGGTCGGCTGCATCAGGAGGCGGTGCTGCTGGCGACGAAGGCTGACATTCGCGAGGAGCTCGATCGTCTGGCCGCGCATATCGCCGCCGCCCGAGATCTGATCGCCACGGGCGGACCGATCGGTCGCAAGCTCGAGTTCCTGACGCAGGAATTCAACCGCGAGGCCAACACATTGTGCTCGAAGTCGAATGACGTGGCATTGACGCGGATCGGCCTCGAGCTGAAATCGGTGGTCGACCAGCTCCGGGAGCAGGTCCAGAATGTCGAATGA